Part of the Pseudoalteromonas rubra genome is shown below.
AACAAACCAACGCCTATTGATGTCCATAATGCCATTGGTGCGGGCTTGTTGATGATAGGTGCAATCGGTACTGTGATTTGGCATCGCACTCGTATGGTTGCCTTGTTGATGATTTCGGTTGTGGGTCTGATGGTTGCCGTTGCGTTTACACGCTTCTCAGCACCGGACCTGGCGCTGACTCAGTTGACGGTTGAAGTGGTCACTATCATTCTGCTGATGCTTGCGCTGTTCTTCCTGCCACAAAAAACGCCCAAAGAAAGCAGCTCTGTGCGTGTGTTACGCGATTTGGGCATTGCCTCTGCGATTGGCGTGATTGTGGGTAGCATTTGTTATGCTCTGATCACACGCCCATTGAGTTCTATTTCCGATTTCTTCCTCGCAAACGCGAAGACCGGTGGTGGTGGTACCAACGTGGTCAATGTTATCCTGGTCGACTTCCGTGGCTTCGATACCTTAGGTGAGATTATCGTATTGGGTATTGCTGCATTGGGCATTTATAAGTTGCTAATAAATCTGCCACTGTTTATGCCGGGCAGCGATTCAGAAGGCCGTCCATGGGCACGCGAGCGTTACCCGATTTTGCTGGCGTCTATTTCTCAAAGCTTGCTACCTCTGGCGTTAATGGTGTCGGTTTATATCTTCCTTCGCGGTCATAACTTACCTGGCGGTGGCTTCATTGCTGGTTTGGTTACAGCCATCGCCTTTATATTGCAGTACATTGCGCATGGGTCTAACTGGATCTCGGAGCGCTTTACGCTCAACTATCGGAAGATCATCGCGTCAGGTATTGCGATTGCCATGATTTCAGGTTTAGGCAGCTGGGCATTTGACCGCCCATTCCTGACCAGTTGGTTTGATTACTTTGATATACCGGTGATTGGTGAAATAGAACTAGCCAGTGCATTGGTATTTGACTTGGGTGTGTATATTACGGTTGTTGGCGCGACGTTGATGATCCTGGCGAGCCTGGGTAAGTTGACAGCCAATGCACCTAAAGAAGAGGTAAATATTTAATGGAGCTATTGTATTCATCCTGCGTGGGCCTGTTAGTGGCCTGCGGAGTGTTCCTGATTTTACGTGCCCGGACGTTTCCCGTGGTGCTGGGTCTAACTATGTTGTCTTACGCAGTCAATTTGTTTTTGTTTGCCTCAGGTCGGTTGACCATGAACAAAGCCGCAGTGTTAGGTTATAGCGACGGTTATGCTGATCCTCTGCCTCAGGCACTGGTGTTAACTGCGATAGTAATCGGGTTTGCAATGACGGCATTCGTGGTCATCCTGGCTATCAGAGGTCGTGCAGACCTAGGTAATGACCATGTCAATGGTATCGAAGTGAATACGGCTACGCGCAACAGTGGTTCTCAGCGTAAGGAGCAGGGTAAAGCATGATGCAGCATTTAACTTCCTTGCCGGTATTATTACCTATGCTGGCAGCTATCTTTATGTTGATGCCGCCTTGTGGCAAGAACCTGAGAGCACGACGTATTGTGTCTGTCGGTATGGGGGCGATCACAACAGTGGCATCAATAATTTTGCTGCTGATGACTCGCGAGCATGGCACTTCAGTCTATGCAATTGGTAATTGGTCTGCACCGTTTGGTATTGTTCTGATTGCCGACCCGCTGTCAGCATTGCTGGTTACTTTGACCTCTTTTCTGGGCCTGGTGTGTGGCTTATATAGTTGCGCGGGTGACGATGAACGTGGCAGCTTTTTCCACCCACTCCTGCATTTTCTGGTTTTGGGCGTCAATGGGGCGTTTTTAACAGGGGATGCGTTTAACCTGTTCGTCTTCTTTGAAGTCCTGTTGATCGCATCATACTCGTTGCTGATGCATGGTGGTGATAAGCGTAATACGCGTGCTGCGTTGCAGTATGTGATCCTGAACTTGGTGGGCTCCTCGGTTTTCCTGATCGCGCTAGGGATCCTGTACGGTACACTGGGTACGTTAAACATGGCAGATATGGCGCAAAAAGTGACGCTGTTGCAAGGTGACGATGTCTATTTGGCTAAGATTGGTGGGCTGTTGTTGTTGGTTGTATTTGCGCTAAAAGGTGCCTTACTTCCTCTTCATCTGTGGCTACCTAACACCTATTCTACGGCTATGCCAGTAGTGGCGGCATTGTTCGCCATTATGACCAAAGTGGGTGTGTACTCTATGATGCGTGTATACACTCTGATTTTTGGCGAAGAAGCCGGCGAGCTGAGTCATATGGCGCAAAATTGGCTTTGGTGGCTGGCGATCGCTACTATTGTGATGGGTGCGATAGGGGTATTGGCGAGTCAGGATTTAAGAAAAATGGTAGCCAACCTGGTGGTTGTATCTGTTGGTACTTTGGTGGCATTGGTCGCAGTACAAACTGTGCAAAGCAGTGCGGCAGCGATTTATTATCTGGTGCATTCGACCTTGGTCAGTGCAGCACTGTTCCTGCTAGCAGACTTAATTGCCCGACAAAGAGGTAAGGTAGCGGATAGGATCACCGCAGGTCGTCCGGTTTCACAGCCGTTACTGCTTGGCGGTGCATTCTTAGTCGCTGCGGTCGCCGTGATTGGGATGCCGCCTTTATCCGGATTTGTAGGTAAGGTTTGGATCCTGAGATCAACACTGGACACACCTTATGGGAACTGGTTTTGGTTAGTTTATCTGGTGGCAAGCCTCGCTATTTTGGTGTCGGTTTCAAAAGCGGGCAGCACCGTGTTTTGGCATCAGACCGGTAAAGGAGATAACGAGCAGGAACGAGCGCATCCAGCACAAGTGTGTGCTGTAATGCTGCTGGTATTGTGCACACCGTTAATGGTGATTTTTGCAGGCCCATTGAGTGAATACGCACTGCTGGCAGCTCAGGAGTTACATGATTTCACCGGGTTACTGCAAGACGTGTTGGGAGGAGTACACTAAATGCGTTTGGAAGCAAAATATAGATGGTTGCCAACGCCATTCCGCAGCCTGATGTTATTTATCGTGTGGCTATTGCTCAATAACACGGTTGCACCGGGACATTTGATCTTGGGGGCTATTCTGGCTGTTGCAATTCCGCTAGCTACATTTCCATTTCGTACCAAACAGCCTTTGGTACTGAAACCGGGCAAGGCACTGCAATAT
Proteins encoded:
- a CDS encoding Na+/H+ antiporter subunit C, which encodes MELLYSSCVGLLVACGVFLILRARTFPVVLGLTMLSYAVNLFLFASGRLTMNKAAVLGYSDGYADPLPQALVLTAIVIGFAMTAFVVILAIRGRADLGNDHVNGIEVNTATRNSGSQRKEQGKA
- a CDS encoding monovalent cation/H+ antiporter subunit D, whose protein sequence is MMQHLTSLPVLLPMLAAIFMLMPPCGKNLRARRIVSVGMGAITTVASIILLLMTREHGTSVYAIGNWSAPFGIVLIADPLSALLVTLTSFLGLVCGLYSCAGDDERGSFFHPLLHFLVLGVNGAFLTGDAFNLFVFFEVLLIASYSLLMHGGDKRNTRAALQYVILNLVGSSVFLIALGILYGTLGTLNMADMAQKVTLLQGDDVYLAKIGGLLLLVVFALKGALLPLHLWLPNTYSTAMPVVAALFAIMTKVGVYSMMRVYTLIFGEEAGELSHMAQNWLWWLAIATIVMGAIGVLASQDLRKMVANLVVVSVGTLVALVAVQTVQSSAAAIYYLVHSTLVSAALFLLADLIARQRGKVADRITAGRPVSQPLLLGGAFLVAAVAVIGMPPLSGFVGKVWILRSTLDTPYGNWFWLVYLVASLAILVSVSKAGSTVFWHQTGKGDNEQERAHPAQVCAVMLLVLCTPLMVIFAGPLSEYALLAAQELHDFTGLLQDVLGGVH